The genomic window TGGACTATTTTTCAGAAGAATTTCTTTTTCAAAGGGCAGACGGGATTATTCTTACAATGAATACCCTTGCAGCGGGGAATGCCTTACGCCTTCGCTATAAATCAACAAGCCCCTTACTTGAATTTCCTACGTATGTATGTGATGAGTTCTGCCGTGAGGAAGAAAAATACTCCCGGCACGACGGGAAGATCCATCTCGTATACGGCGGCATCATTGTCCCGTCTGACAAACCACGGGAACTCTTCGGAGATAATCAATTTCTTGCGCTTGCAAAAAAACTTCTTCATCAGGGACTCTGCTTTCATCTCTATCTTTCTCCCCATTTTTCACCCTTTCAGATCAAAAAATTATATCAGGATTATATTCAATTCGCCGCAGAAGCGCGTAATTTCAGCTTTAAGCAAGGACTTCCCCACGATGAGGCAATAAAAGAATTTTCACGATACGATTTTGCGGCCATGATCAGTATCTTTGATGGAGTAAAATTAAATACGTTTCATTGGGAAACGGCAATGCCAAGTAAGTTTTTTACCTATTTATCAGCAGGGTTGCCGGTTATTGTGAGTAAAGAGCATGGTAATATTTCTGCCCTTGTAAGAAAATATGGATGTGGTATTGTTGTTGATCAAAAAGATTTAGATAAGATATCGGATATTATCAAACGCTGCGATTATGAAGAATTAAAAATCAATGTCAAACGAGCCAGAGAGGAACTTTCAATAAAAAACCATATCGGACGGCTCATTGAGTTCTATGAAAGAGTGTGCTCCGGAAATGGATAAATATCGCATAGACAGCCATAAATTGATTTATCATGTGCAGAGGGTGCACGATTGGTTAGAAGGTAAAAATGTCTACCCCATCTATGCCGAAATATCGCCATCGGGAACTTGTAACCACCGATGCACGTATTGTGCCTTGGATTTTATGGAATATCAGCCGCGGTTTTTAGAGAAAGACCTGCTGAAGGAAAGGCTGTCTGAGATGGCATTGCTCGGTTTAAAGAGCGTCATGTATGCTGGAGAAGGCGAGCCGCTTCTGCACAAAGATATGGGAGAAATAATCCGTCATACACGAAACGCGGGGATTGACGTTGCCCTGACAACAAACGGGGTATGTTTCAAAAAAGATCTGATAGGGCGCACGCTTGAAAATATTACCTGGATAAAAGTAAGCATTAATGGTGGGACAAAAGAAACCTATGCCAAAATTCATCAAACAAAACCGGATCACTTTGACCAGATAATAGAGAATATGTCTTATGCGGCAACATTACGACACGACAAGGGATACCGATGTGCCCTGGGTATGCAGCTCATCCTTTTGCCAGAAAACTGGAATGAGGCAGAGCTTCTGGCCCGGCTGGCCAAAGAGATTGGTATGGATTATTTGGTTATAAAACCCTATTCACAGCATCCGTTGAGCAGGACAATGAAATATAAAGATATAAAATATCGTGATTATCTTCACCTTGCCGACACATTACGCACTTTCAATGATCGCAACTTCAGCGTCATATTCCGCAGTAACACCATGAAAAAGTGGGACGAAGGACAGCGAAATTACCGGCAGTGCCTTGCCCTTCCTTTCTGGTCTTATATCGATGCCGGCGGGACTGTTTGGGGATGCAGCGCTTATCTCAGTGACGAACATTTTGCCTACGGCAACCTTTACAAAAATACGTTTCAAGAAATTTGGGAGGGCAAAAAAAGGCTTACGTCGCTTCGGTGGACATCAGAAAAGCTTGATATCAGTCAGTGCCGGATGAATTGCAGAATGGACGAAATCAATCGATATCTGTGGCAATTAAGGCATCCGCCCGAACACGTTAATTTTATCTGATTCCCCGATTCTTTACACGAGAACGATAATGGTCAATGATCGGTTATCCAAAAAGGCAAATCAAATACGCAGGGATTTAATAGAGATTGCCATTCAAAATGGAGCTGGGCATATTGCACCCTCGCTTTCCTGTGTTGATATCCTGGTGGCGCTGTATTACCGCATAATGAAACTTCCGCCTTGTTCGTCGTGGGAAGAAAGAGATCGTCTCGTATTTTCCAAAGCACACGGATGTTATGGTCTCTATTCAATACTGGCTGACAAAGGATTTATTCAACGTCGGGACTGGAAGAATTTCTATCAGGGAAGTTTTTTGTCAGGATGCCTGGAACGTTGCGTGGAAAATGGCCTGGAAGCAAGTTGCGGTTCGCTCGGACATGGGCTGCCAATGGCTGTGGGTATTGCCTTTGGGGCACAATTACAAAAGAAGAGATACCGCGTATATTGTATCGTTGGCGATGGCGAAATGCAGGAAGGATCCAATTGGGAAGCAATTCAATTTGCCGCTAAATACAAGCTGTCAAATCTAACGGTAATCATCGATCACAATACCCTGCAAGCGATGGATTTTTTGAAAAATGTCCTAACGATGGAAGAAAGGAGGGATGATTTGCAAAGGAAAATGAAGGCTTTTGGATTTGAGACAAAAACCTGCAGCGGGCATAACATAAAAGACATCTCTTCTCTTATTGAAAAATGGATCAAAAACCAGAAAAATCTCGTTGCGCCCCAGGTATTAATCGCAAGGACAACTAAGGGATATGGGTTAAAATGCATGGAAAATGTACCAAAATTTCATTTCCGTATACCGACAGAGGATGAATTAAAAATGGGAAACCGTTATGAATGACAGCATTAACAATTGCCGAAAGGATATCGTGAACAAAATTATTCCTTATGCAAGAAGGGACAAGAGGATTGTTTTGCTTGTCTGCGATATGGGATTCGGAGTTACTGATAAATTTCAGGAAGAATTTCCTGACAAAATTTTTAATATGGGTATGATGGAACAGGGGACGGTTGGTATTGCCGCGGGCATGGCAATGACCGGTTTTATACCCATTGTCTATTCCATCGTGAATTTCCTTGTTTTTCGCGCTATTGAACAGATACGCAATGATGTGGTACTGCAAAATCTGAATGTCAAATTTATTGCCACCGGGGTAAACAATTATTTCAGGTTTTTGGGACCTTCCCACTGCTGCGGGGAAGACGACAAAAAAATCATGCGCCTGATCAACATGAAGGTATTTGATCCCTATGAGGGGAAAAAGGTCGAGATTGATACGTTGATAAATGATTGGATTACCGATCCGGGGCCGGGATACTTCAGGGTGTAACGATCCCTGTCAAAAGAACAGAGCGTACGGAAGAAAATGGCAGCGGGAACGAAAAGATAAATGGGGTGAACGAATGGGTGAATTGGTTCTTGACGGGCATAAGCTTGCCTGGCACAAAGACCGTGTCGATGCCTGGTTGCAGGGCGAACGGATTGCTCCGGTAACGATTGATTGTGCATTGACTCGATCCTGTACCTACCGGTGTGTCTATTGCTATGGGATGCTTCAGTCAAACGATATAAAGAGAATGACCCGGGATGTCATATTCAGGTTTTTGGATGACGCAGCAGAAATTGGGGTAAAAGGTATCAGTTTTGTCAGTGATGGAGAAAGTACGTGTTCTCCTCATTTGTATGATGCTATTCTCAGAGGCAGGCAAAACGGCCTGGATATGGCGTTAGGAACGAATGGATATCTGTTAAAAGAGGAACGATTAGAGGAGGCATTAGCGGCTTTAACGTATCTTCGGTTCAATATTTCTGCGGCAGAAGCTGACCGATATACGGGAATACACGGATGCGAAGAAGGGTGTTATGGTAGGGTGATCAACGTAATAAAAGCATGCGTGAAAATAAAGAAAGAGAAAAATCTTGAGGTAACCCTTGGATTGCAGATGGTATTGTTGCCGGAATTTGCAGACCAGATTATACCGTTGGCAAAATTAGGAAGAGAACTTGGCGTTGATTATCTTGTCATTAAACATTGCAGTGATGACGAAAGGGGAAGTCTTGGCGTTGATTATTCAAAATATTATGAATTGGCAGAGGTGCTGAAAAAAGCCGAAACCTATTCTGATGATAAATATCTGGTTAAGGCAAAATGGTCTAAGATTTTAAGCGGTGGAAAACGAAATTACAGCCGCTGCTACGGGCCGCCTTTTATCATGCAGTTTTCTGGTTCCGGGCTGGTAGCCCCGTGTGGTATGCTTTTCAACGAAAGATATAAAGAATACCATATGGGAAATATTGCCGATACATCATTCAAAAAGATATGGCAGAGTGATCGTTATTGGGAGGTTGTCAATTTAATAGCTTCAGAAAAATTTGATGCCAGAACGATGTGCGGCTCTCTCTGTTTGCAGCATAAGGTTAATGAATGTTTGTGGGCTTTAAGGCATGAGAACGCCATCCTTACGAGGGAAGACGCTCGGCCTCCGATGCATATAAATTTTATCTGACGGGGTTACAAAGGAGTCAGGACGAAAAGCTGTTGTCCTATTTTGGATAAACGCCCATGAAACCAATCGTTATTCCACAAACGTATAATTATATTGCCACATTTTTATCCCTCACCTGCAATCTCAGGTGCAGCTATTGCATTAATTATTTCGAGGAAGGTAATTTTAATAAAAAGCAGATCTCCGGCAAAGAATGGGTTGAAGGATTGAACAGGGTGGTTCCCAGAGAAGATCTCCCCCTTTCACTCCAGGGTGGAGAACCAAGCCTTCATAAGGACTTTATCTCTATCCTGAATCATATTAAACCGCAGTTAAATGTTGATATCCTGACGAATCTGCAGTTCGATGAAGACGAATTTATCCGTAAGGTAGACCCCAACAGAATTAAAAGAAAATCTCCTTACGCCTCGATACGAGTCAGTTATCATCCTGCAACCATGAAACTTGAACCTCTGGTTAAAAAAGTCCTTACATTACAAAGGAACGGTTTTAGTGTCGGAATTTGGGGAGTAATGCACCCGGCACAAGAAGCGGAGATATTGAGGGCAAAGGAGTATTGCACTGCTTCAGGAATAGACTTTCGCACGAAGGAGTTTCTCGGTGAACATAACGGGAAGAGGTATGGTACCTACCGTTACGAAGGGGCATGTGATAAAAAATTTGCAAAAAAAGTCTTGTGTAAAACAACAGAACTTATTATCGGCAGCAGTGGCGACGTTTACCGGTGTCACAGTGATCTTTATGAGAACAGGAAGCCGATCGGGAATATCCTGGATGAAGATTTTGAGATAGAAGATACCTTTCGTGAATGTAATGTCTTTGGACATTGCAATCCTTGTGATGTGAAAGTGAAGACAAACCGTTTCCAGGAATTCGGTCATACTTCGGTGGAGATTATCTTTTAGAAACGGGCTGGAACACTGGCAAACAAGGATTTTCAAAAGAGGAGATTATCTGAAGACAACGCATCTTGAGGTTATGGCTTTTGCTGAATTTTGTTTCTAAGCCTGAAGTCAGACGGAAAGTGTTTGATACTATGAGAAAGTAGTTTTATCCGTGTTTACCCGCAAAAACCTGTGCCCTCATGAAATCATGTCAATGGCAAATACGAATAGTATCAAAGAAAAATTCTCACCCATTCAAAAACTCAACAGCGAAGTGTATGACATCCTTGTTCATGACAAACTCGAATTCAATCCCCTCGTACGGCTCAAAAAGAGTGCAAAACAATCCGTAAGAAGATACAAGGCCGGGGGATTAAAGGCGGTTTTTCATAACTCCCTTAAGCAGCTTATGAACAGAATAAACACCCCTTCCGGTAAAAAAAAGATACTGTATATCACGATCACCCCGTCCTTTAACCTGTTACGCCAAAGTATCTATATTCGTAAAAAGGAGGATTATGAAACGATTCTCCTCATGGAAAGTCCATGGTTGTTCAAACTTATGGAACAACACTTTGACGCTGTGTATATGTATGATACCTATTATGAACTAGCCACTATCCTGAAAGAAGCAAAACCATTCATAATCCACGTACAAGGATCTATGCTGGGGTCCGATTTTTTGTGTATCCTTGCCAGACTGTTGAATGAAACAAAAGTAGTTTTTGAGTTTTTTGATGTACCAAGTCTTTGTATTGCAAAAGAAGATGGTATGCCTGTGTGGGGAAAGAAAAATACAGAGCTTGGTTTCTTTGCAGAACAATATGCCTGTGAAAACGCACATGGCATTATCTTAGGGTATTCTTATGAAGCCGCAAAAATCCTTAAAGAACGGTACTGTGTAAAAGCCCCGGTTCTGGAATTCCATACTTACGTATGTAGCGAGTTTGTGTCAAAACAGAATACGACCAGGTATTCGGAGGAGGATGGAAAAATTCATCTGGTGTACGGCGGGAATGTAGCGCCTTCCAATCTGCCGCAAAAGATATTCGCCGATGTTCAATTTCACGAATTGATAAAAGGAATCACAAAACAAGGCCTTTATTTTGACATATATGCGTCCCCCCATGTCAGTCCCGTAAAGTTTGAGTTATTTTTTTCTGATTATCTTGCCATCTCCCGAGAAAACAATCTTTTTAGGTTAAAAAAGGGGCTTTTCCCGGATA from Candidatus Brocadia sp. includes these protein-coding regions:
- a CDS encoding radical SAM protein, yielding MKPIVIPQTYNYIATFLSLTCNLRCSYCINYFEEGNFNKKQISGKEWVEGLNRVVPREDLPLSLQGGEPSLHKDFISILNHIKPQLNVDILTNLQFDEDEFIRKVDPNRIKRKSPYASIRVSYHPATMKLEPLVKKVLTLQRNGFSVGIWGVMHPAQEAEILRAKEYCTASGIDFRTKEFLGEHNGKRYGTYRYEGACDKKFAKKVLCKTTELIIGSSGDVYRCHSDLYENRKPIGNILDEDFEIEDTFRECNVFGHCNPCDVKVKTNRFQEFGHTSVEIIF
- a CDS encoding radical SAM protein; its protein translation is MDKYRIDSHKLIYHVQRVHDWLEGKNVYPIYAEISPSGTCNHRCTYCALDFMEYQPRFLEKDLLKERLSEMALLGLKSVMYAGEGEPLLHKDMGEIIRHTRNAGIDVALTTNGVCFKKDLIGRTLENITWIKVSINGGTKETYAKIHQTKPDHFDQIIENMSYAATLRHDKGYRCALGMQLILLPENWNEAELLARLAKEIGMDYLVIKPYSQHPLSRTMKYKDIKYRDYLHLADTLRTFNDRNFSVIFRSNTMKKWDEGQRNYRQCLALPFWSYIDAGGTVWGCSAYLSDEHFAYGNLYKNTFQEIWEGKKRLTSLRWTSEKLDISQCRMNCRMDEINRYLWQLRHPPEHVNFI
- a CDS encoding radical SAM protein, giving the protein MGELVLDGHKLAWHKDRVDAWLQGERIAPVTIDCALTRSCTYRCVYCYGMLQSNDIKRMTRDVIFRFLDDAAEIGVKGISFVSDGESTCSPHLYDAILRGRQNGLDMALGTNGYLLKEERLEEALAALTYLRFNISAAEADRYTGIHGCEEGCYGRVINVIKACVKIKKEKNLEVTLGLQMVLLPEFADQIIPLAKLGRELGVDYLVIKHCSDDERGSLGVDYSKYYELAEVLKKAETYSDDKYLVKAKWSKILSGGKRNYSRCYGPPFIMQFSGSGLVAPCGMLFNERYKEYHMGNIADTSFKKIWQSDRYWEVVNLIASEKFDARTMCGSLCLQHKVNECLWALRHENAILTREDARPPMHINFI
- a CDS encoding transketolase; its protein translation is MVNDRLSKKANQIRRDLIEIAIQNGAGHIAPSLSCVDILVALYYRIMKLPPCSSWEERDRLVFSKAHGCYGLYSILADKGFIQRRDWKNFYQGSFLSGCLERCVENGLEASCGSLGHGLPMAVGIAFGAQLQKKRYRVYCIVGDGEMQEGSNWEAIQFAAKYKLSNLTVIIDHNTLQAMDFLKNVLTMEERRDDLQRKMKAFGFETKTCSGHNIKDISSLIEKWIKNQKNLVAPQVLIARTTKGYGLKCMENVPKFHFRIPTEDELKMGNRYE